The following are encoded together in the Salvia hispanica cultivar TCC Black 2014 chromosome 6, UniMelb_Shisp_WGS_1.0, whole genome shotgun sequence genome:
- the LOC125197233 gene encoding hydroxyethylthiazole kinase-like, whose translation MADETLNQAETAANDKKSESWAQLAWTHLECVRNSSSPPLIQCITNLVSMDLVANVLLSAGASPAMIHSVEEIPDFTPKVHALYINVGTLTPAWLPAMKMAAAFANESKRPWVLDPVAAGASAFRLKACLELLTLGPTVVRGNGSEILVLFNGSANANFKFGEFINHCLMLYGVLQPIFFSL comes from the exons ATGGCCGACGAAACACTCAATCAAGCCGAAACCGCCGCCAACGACAAAAAGTCCGAATCTTGGGCCCAGCTAGCGTGGACCCACTTGGAATGTGTACGGAATTCGTCTTCACCGCCGCTAATTCAGTGCATCACAAACCTCGTCTCCATGGATTTGGTCGCTAACGTCCTGCTCTCCGCCGGCGCTTCTCCGGCTATGATACACTCCGTCGAAGAGATCCCAGACTTCACGCCCAAGGTCCACGCTCTCTACATCAACGTCGGAACCCTCACGCCGGCCTGGCTACCGGCGATGAAGATGGCCGCGGCCTTCGCCAATGAGTCCAAAAGGCCGTGGGTGCTCGACCCCGTCGCCGCCGGAGCTTCCGCTTTCCGGCTGAAGGCGTGCTTGGAGCTGCTTACTTTGGGTCCCACTGTTGTTAGGGGCAATGGGTCTGAGATTTTGGTGCTTTTTAATGGCTCTGCTAATGCCAATTTTAAG TTTGGAGAGTTTATCAACCACTGTTTGATGTTATATGGTGTGCTTCAgcctatatttttttctttgtaa
- the LOC125197422 gene encoding GATA transcription factor 1 codes for MEILDGAEPCFVVSDDLLDFTLGAETEEQVYDLKTSRSSSSSLTTAFGDDSLLSGSFPEFAEEELEWLSNKDEFPAVETCFGILSDNPELLVNHHSPSSVLENSSSSSDGNGSASASCCGSLKVPVRPRTNGRRRRPRPSYGELPDQAMWLGQVTWLLPRTSSSSGGARLGRRCLHCQSDKTPQWRAGPMGPKTLCNACGVRYKSGRLLPEYRPANSPTFSSKLHSNSHRRVVEMRRKTQFATAV; via the exons ATGGAGATTTTGGACGGAGCGGAGCCGTGTTTTGTGGTCTCCGACGACCTTCTCGACTTCACTCTCGGCGCTGAAACGGAAGAACAAGTCTACGACCTCAAAACTTCTCGCTCTTCTTCGTCTTCCCTAACGACGGCGTTTGGTGATGACTCGCTGTTGAGTGGTTCATTTCCC gagtTTGCAGAGGAGGAATTGGAATGGTTGTCGAACAAGGACGAGTTTCCGGCGGTGGAGACGTGCTTCGGCATATTGTCCGACAACCCGGAACTGCTGGTGAACCACCACAGCCCGAGCTCCGTCCTCGAgaacagcagcagcagcagcgacGGAAACGGCAGCGCCTCCGCGAGCTGCTGCGGCAGTCTCAAAGTCCCCGTCCGACCCCGGACCAATGGCCGGAGGCGGAGACCAAGGCCGAGTTACGGCGAGTTACCCGATCAGGCAATGTGGCTGGGTCAAGTCACTTGGTTGTTGCCGCGGACGTCGTCGTCGTCCGGCGGCGCTCGGTTGGGGCGGAGGTGCTTGCATTGCCAGTCGGACAAGACGCCGCAGTGGCGGGCCGGACCGATGGGGCCGAAGACGCTGTGCAACGCTTGCGGAGTGCGGTACAAGTCGGGGCGGCTGCTGCCGGAGTACCGGCCGGCGAACAGCCCGACTTTCTCGAGCAAACTGCACTCGAATTCTCATCGAAGGGTTGTTGAGATGAGACGGAAGACGCAGTTTGCAACCGCAGTGTGA
- the LOC125194553 gene encoding uncharacterized protein LOC125194553: protein MGYYLADGIYPQWPVFLKTIRCPLGDRRRYFARAQESARKDVERAFGVLQSRFALVKGPTRFFYQGEIADIMYACIIMHNMIIEDEHEGVLDVTNDPSVASSSHGVSTESARQGVPHNEHERFQAFMDIHQKEAIKHYNTISSKNFYMLKVIEALVDEFSEFLFSLNKP, encoded by the exons ATGGGGTACTACCTGGCTGACGGCATCTATCCGCAATGGCCCGTGTTtctgaagacgatcagatgccCACTCGGAGATAGAAGAAGGTATTTTGCCCGAGCGCAAGAGTctgcgcgcaaggatgtggagagggcatttggggtgctccaatcgcgatTTGCCTTGGTAAAGGGCCCGACGCGCTTTTTCTACCAGGGGGAGATTGCCGatatcatgtatgcgtgcatcatcatgcataacatgatcatcGAAGATGAACACGAAGGCGTCCTCGACGTCACCAACGACCCAAGTGTTGCATCATCGAGTCACGGTGTCTCAACCGAGTCCGCCCGCCAGGGTGTACCGCACAACGAACATGAACGGTTCCAGGCGTTCATGGACATACACCAGAAGGAGGCCATCAAGCACTACAACacgatatcatcgaagaatt TTTATATGCTTAAGGTCATTGAAGCTTTAGTTGAtgaattttctgaatttttattttcgttgAATAAGCCTTAA